In Dama dama isolate Ldn47 chromosome X, ASM3311817v1, whole genome shotgun sequence, one genomic interval encodes:
- the LOC133051497 gene encoding melanoma-associated antigen 8-like isoform X3 yields MSELSKPEEDLQEPGEAHDLEEEQLLGAEAGEAASASASSLPVSCSTLAEALSQEALNEMPVNLMKFLLFKYQAKELTSEAEMLKKDLRDNQKHFPVVFSQASECLQLVCGVEVKEVDPMEHIYIMVSTLGFTCNAMLSSGQGLPKASLLVLVLSLIMRNGDRTPVEEVWGTLSRLGVCRE; encoded by the coding sequence ATGAGTGAGCTGAGCAAGCCTGAGGAAGACCTTCAGGAGCCAGGCGAGGCCCACGACCTGGAGGAGGAGCAACTCTTGGGGGCTGAGGCAGGGGAGGCTGCATCCGCCTCGGCCTCCTCCCTGCCAGTCTCCTGCTCCACCCTTGCAGAGGCCTTGTCCCAGGAAGCTCTGAATGAGATGCCAGTTAACCTGATGAAGTTCCTGCTCTTCAAGTATCAGGCCAAGGAGCTGACCTCTGAggcagaaatgctgaagaaggaCCTCAGGGATAACCAGAAGCACTTCCCGGTGGTCTTCAGCCAAGCCTCAGAGTGCCTTCAGCTGGTCTGTGGTGTTGAGGTGAAGGAGGTGGACCCCATGGAGCACATCTACATCATGGTCTCCACCCTgggattcacctgcaatgcaatgCTGAGCAGTGGGCAGGGCTTGCCTAAGGCCAGTCTCCTGGTGCTCGTCCTCAGCCTGATCATGCGGAATGGAGACCGCACCCCTGTGGAGGAGGTCTGGGGAACACTCAGCAGATTGGGTGTGTGTCGGGAGTGA